One window from the genome of Saimiri boliviensis isolate mSaiBol1 chromosome 2, mSaiBol1.pri, whole genome shotgun sequence encodes:
- the BTBD6 gene encoding BTB/POZ domain-containing protein 6 translates to MLLPLACLHGRVAQCLTSLLLLAEPLPRPRRGARARGAASTGAEAAPAAPPAKMAAELYTPASTTAADLTNSNAGATTGRKAGPRSPPSAPAPAPPPPAPAPPTLGNHHPESPGWRCCRPTLRERNALMFNNELMADVHFVVGPPGATRTVPAHKYVLAVGSSVFYAMFYGDLAEVKSEIHIPDVEPAAFLILLKYMYSDEIDLEADTVLATLYAAKKYIVPALAKACVNFLETSLEAKNACVLLSQSRLFEEPELTQRCWEVIDAQAEMALRSEGFCEIDRQTLEIIITREALNTKEAVVFEAVLNWAEAECKRQGLPVTPRNKRHVLGRALYLVRIPTMTLEEFANGAAQSDILTLEETHSIFLWYTATNKPRLDFPLTKRKGLAPQRCHRFQSSAYRSNQWRYRGRCDSIQFAVDRRVFIAGLGLYGSSSGKAEYSVKIELKRLGVVLAQNLTKFMSDGSSNTFPVWFEHPVQVEQDTFYTASAVLDGSELSYFGQEGMTEVQCGKVAFQFQCSSDSTNGTGVQGGQIPELIFYA, encoded by the exons ATGCTGCTGCCCCTGGCCTGCCTGCACGGCCGCGTCGCTCAGTGCCTGACCTCCCTGCTTTTGCTTGCAGAGCCGCTCCCGAGGCCCCGGCGCGGCGCGAGGGCGCGGGGCGCGGCGTCCACAGGCGCCGaggccgcccccgccgccccgcccgcGAAGATGGCGGCGGAGCTCTACACCCCCGCCAGCACGACGGCCGCAGACCTCACCAACAGCAACGCGGGCGCCACCACGGGCAGGAAGGCCGGGCCGCGCAGCCCACCCAGCGCCCCCgcgcccgcgccgccgccgcccgcacCCGCGCCGCCCACGCTCGGCAACCACCACCCGGAGAGCCCCGGCTGGCGGTGCTGCCGCCCCACACTGCGCGAGAG GAACGCGCTCATGTTCAACAACGAGCTCATGGCCGACGTGCACTTCGTCGTGGGGCCCCCGGGGGCGACCAGGACGGTGCCCGCCCATAAG TACGTTCTGGCGGTTGGCAGCTCAGTCTTCTATGCCATGTTCTACGGGGACCTGGCGGAAGTCAAATCTGAAATTCACATTCCAGATGTGGAGCCTGCAGCCTTTCTGATTCTGTTAAA GTACATGTACAGTGATGAGATCGATCTGGAAGCTGACACAGTGCTGGCCACGCTGTACGCTGCTAAGAAGTACATTGTCCCAGCATTGGCAAAAGCCTGTGTCAACTTTCTGGAGACAAGTCTGGAAGCCAAGAACGCCTGCGTCCTGCTGTCCCAGAGCCGGCTGTTTGAGGAGCCTGAGCTGACGCAGCGCTGCTGGGAGGTCATCGACGCACAGGCCGAGATGGCCCTGCGGTCCGAAGGTTTCTGCGAGATAGACCGGCAAACGCTGGAGATCATCATCACTCGGGAGGCCCTCAACACCAAGGAGGCAGTGGTCTTCGAGGCCGTCCTGAACTGGGCTGAGGCAGAGTGCAAGAGGCAGGGGCTGCCAGTCACCCCACGAAACAAGAGGCATGTTTTGGGGCGAGCCCTCTATCTGGTACGAATTCCAACGATGACCCTAGAGGAGTTTGCCAATGGCGCTGCCCAGTCAGACATCCTGACTCTGGAGGAGACCCACAGCATCTTCCTGTGGTACACCGCCACCAACAAGCCCCGCCTGGACTTCCCCCTGACCAAGAGGAAGGGCCTGGCCCCGCAGAGGTGCCACCGGTTCCAGTCTTCTGCGTACCGCAGCAACCAGTGGCGGTACCGCGGGCGCTGTGACAGCATCCAGTTCGCGGTGGACAGGAGGGTATTTATCGCGGGGCTGGGCCTGTATGGGTCCAGCTCTGGGAAGGCCGAGTACAGTGTGAAGATTGAGCTCAAGCGGCTTGGAGTGGTCCTGGCCCAGAACCTGACCAAGTTCATGTCGGACGGATCCAGTAACACGTTCCCAGTCTGGTTTGAACACCCAGTTCAGGTTGAACAAGACACCTTCTACACGGCCAGTGCCGTCCTGGACGGCAGCGAGCTCAGCTACTTTGGGCAGGAGGGGATGACGGAAGTGCAGTGTGGAAAAGTGGCCTTCCAGTTCCAGTGCTCCTCGGACAGCACCAACGGGACAGGCGTCCAGGGTGGGCAGATCCCGGAGCTCATCTTCTACGCCTGA